Proteins encoded by one window of Sphingosinicella sp. BN140058:
- a CDS encoding DUF3817 domain-containing protein, which translates to MSGRREDLAQLRRLRRAALFEGATLLGLLTVAVPAKHLFGYAAATHVMGPVHGFAFLVYAHALIVTVSGGGWTRSECARLAVAAFVPLGAVANVGLLRRKEAEFWSNPT; encoded by the coding sequence GTGAGCGGGCGGAGAGAAGACCTTGCCCAATTGCGCCGGCTGCGCCGCGCAGCCTTGTTCGAGGGTGCGACCTTGCTGGGCCTGCTCACCGTCGCAGTGCCGGCCAAGCACCTGTTCGGATACGCCGCGGCGACGCACGTTATGGGCCCTGTCCACGGCTTCGCGTTCCTTGTCTACGCGCACGCATTGATCGTAACTGTATCGGGCGGCGGCTGGACTCGCAGCGAATGCGCGCGTCTCGCCGTTGCCGCCTTCGTGCCGCTCGGCGCCGTCGCAAATGTCGGTTTGTTGCGCCGGAAGGAGGCGGAATTCTGGTCGAACCCGACCTGA
- a CDS encoding DUF488 family protein has translation MPLPFYTIGHSTRSIPEFIALLRVGAVEVVIDIRTVPRSRTNPQYNADALPLALAEFQIDHHRIAALGGLRKRVHEVPPETNGWWDNRSFHNYADYALSPEFTAGLAELVTLGRVRRTAIMCSEAVWWRCHRRIVADHLIAGGQTVFHLMGGLRAEPARLSAGAAMTDQGLIYPQP, from the coding sequence ATGCCCCTGCCCTTCTACACGATCGGCCATTCGACCCGCTCCATTCCTGAGTTCATCGCGCTGCTGCGCGTCGGCGCCGTCGAGGTGGTGATCGACATTCGCACCGTACCGCGCTCCCGTACCAACCCACAGTATAACGCCGACGCGCTCCCCCTCGCGCTCGCCGAATTCCAGATCGACCATCACCGTATCGCCGCGCTCGGAGGGTTGCGGAAGCGGGTGCATGAGGTGCCGCCCGAAACCAACGGCTGGTGGGACAATCGCAGCTTCCACAATTACGCCGACTACGCATTGTCGCCCGAATTCACGGCGGGCCTTGCGGAGCTGGTGACGCTCGGCCGCGTTCGGCGTACCGCGATCATGTGCTCCGAGGCCGTGTGGTGGCGATGTCATCGACGGATAGTTGCCGACCATTTGATTGCCGGCGGCCAGACCGTGTTCCACCTGATGGGCGGTCTCCGTGCCGAGCCCGCGCGCCTCTCCGCAGGCGCTGCGATGACCGATCAGGGCCTGATCTACCCGCAGCCGTGA
- a CDS encoding GNAT family N-acetyltransferase: MKVRLAVVEDIPAINALTQRSIRALHEGHYPPATIESAIRHAYGVDWQLVRDGSYFVAELDRGLAGAGGWSWRKTIAGAHGPNDPPGDPLDPSVDAARIRAFYVDPDLAGRGVGTALLKASEREACNASFARAALTSTLPARPFYARHGYALIEPFELPLPDGSSLTLMLMEKRLRN, from the coding sequence ATGAAGGTCAGGCTTGCCGTTGTCGAGGACATACCGGCGATCAATGCGCTCACCCAACGCTCGATCCGTGCCCTGCACGAAGGCCACTATCCGCCCGCGACGATCGAAAGCGCCATCCGTCACGCCTACGGTGTCGATTGGCAGCTGGTCCGCGACGGCAGCTACTTCGTTGCGGAGCTCGACCGCGGGCTGGCCGGGGCCGGCGGCTGGAGTTGGCGGAAGACGATTGCCGGTGCGCACGGACCGAACGACCCGCCAGGCGACCCGCTCGATCCGAGCGTCGACGCTGCGCGGATCCGTGCGTTCTACGTCGACCCCGATCTCGCCGGGCGGGGCGTCGGCACTGCGCTCCTCAAAGCAAGCGAGCGCGAAGCGTGCAATGCCAGCTTCGCCAGAGCCGCACTTACCTCCACACTCCCCGCAAGGCCCTTCTACGCGCGGCATGGTTATGCGCTGATCGAACCATTCGAGCTTCCCCTCCCGGACGGTTCCTCGCTCACGCTGATGCTGATGGAAAAGCGGCTGAGGAACTGA
- a CDS encoding DUF6010 family protein produces MIATPLTTPTPVTVGGLIIPVMIATLFILLCGLLREPTRRNFSAVFVAGAGGVYFSGGFGPLELLFCAAITLLAYRGLSDARLTGVAWIFHSLWDLAHDLWGNPILPFAPSSSFGCFVCDPVIAAWYLWGAPSPWSGFRDRRRARA; encoded by the coding sequence ATGATTGCCACACCCCTGACGACGCCCACCCCCGTGACTGTCGGCGGCCTGATCATTCCCGTAATGATCGCAACGCTCTTCATCCTCTTGTGCGGGTTGCTGCGCGAGCCGACGCGCAGAAACTTCAGCGCTGTGTTCGTGGCGGGCGCCGGCGGGGTCTATTTCAGCGGCGGCTTCGGGCCTCTCGAGTTGCTGTTCTGCGCGGCGATCACCTTGCTGGCCTATCGCGGTCTCAGCGACGCGCGCCTGACGGGTGTTGCGTGGATTTTCCACAGCCTTTGGGATCTCGCCCACGATCTGTGGGGTAATCCGATCCTCCCGTTTGCGCCCTCTTCGTCTTTCGGCTGCTTCGTCTGCGATCCGGTAATCGCCGCCTGGTACCTCTGGGGTGCGCCGAGCCCGTGGTCCGGATTCCGGGATCGGCGGAGGGCACGCGCGTGA
- a CDS encoding cold-shock protein has protein sequence MPIGNVKFFDETKGYGFIANEAGGADAFVHISAVQAAGMHTLEKEQRLSYELETDRRGKTSAVDLQAA, from the coding sequence ATGCCGATCGGCAACGTGAAATTTTTCGACGAGACCAAGGGCTACGGCTTCATCGCGAACGAAGCCGGCGGTGCCGACGCGTTCGTCCACATCAGCGCAGTCCAGGCTGCCGGCATGCACACGCTCGAGAAGGAGCAGCGCCTGTCGTACGAGCTCGAGACCGATCGTCGCGGCAAGACCAGCGCCGTCGATCTGCAGGCTGCTTGA
- the mprF gene encoding bifunctional lysylphosphatidylglycerol flippase/synthetase MprF, with the protein MCHNRSGPMIRSNAGARINAAAEDRAYKEIERSDLARDFMHLEQSHSPVGSRGGIGAARHWCGTHRELVVGLAGIAVLLLAFSGLSASLREISLGDIQATFATIALPRWLAALALTALSFACLIVFDLAALRTLSLQLPFVTAARAAVTSYAISNMLGLPLLTGGAVRLNFYARAGLRETDVLRVVTLAGLSFWVGLIAVIALALPLPPAELPIAGTALPAALRWGAPLLLIGGLAVYLLWTARAPRSLVLGAMRLPLPGPGLTLAQLLAAALDLIFSAGVIYVLVPSLTLADFPLLLGAFALALAIAVLTHAPGGLGVFEAMLFLLLPDQPKAELAAALLGYRLVYFVLPFGLALVYLAAREAERLHGKALPAVRLGGSIARSLAPLTMAAAVFGAGALLIVTGAMPLFPDRVAAMTGLLPSVLLDLSHFTSSIVGTLLLFMAYGLYRRADFAWIASMVLLGAGVILALLRALDLAEAGALGLVLVLLAWTRPAFYRRTAFSGERFGAGWAIAIAGVIAASLFLGFFSYKDVAYDEALWWQVQPSADAPRFLRASLGAGLVALLLAIRRLVRPIPPAQAQVLPEHVWQRALAGTASSEAHLARTGDKSFIVSDAGDAFLMYRVHGRSFIAMGAPVGPPERWKELVWKFRELADRHGARTVFYRCGPEMLPHAIALGLGIMKLGEAACVPLADFTLDGKARAKLRGAVNRAEREGLRFRIVEGAALRALLPELRSVSDEWLTVKRQREKQFSLGRFDHDYLTGGKAALVERDGRVLAFANLWILPNGAEASFDLMRSRTDMPHGTMDFLFTRLMQWAREQGCATLSLGTAPLSGIENRRLAPRWARLASALFRHGEGLYGYAGLRRYKEKFLPEWSDRYFIAPRGIGMAQALVDVTMLVSAPPRRDARSVRLLQPGGAEMRTAAPAWRLLGAR; encoded by the coding sequence ATGTGTCACAATCGCTCGGGACCAATGATCCGTAGTAATGCGGGGGCGAGGATCAACGCGGCTGCCGAGGACCGGGCCTATAAGGAAATCGAACGTTCAGACCTTGCCAGGGACTTCATGCACCTCGAACAATCTCATTCGCCCGTCGGAAGTCGCGGCGGCATCGGCGCGGCACGTCACTGGTGCGGGACACATCGTGAGTTGGTGGTCGGGCTGGCGGGGATCGCAGTGCTTCTGCTAGCCTTTTCCGGATTGAGCGCGAGCTTGCGCGAGATCAGTCTCGGCGACATCCAGGCGACGTTCGCCACGATTGCGCTCCCGCGCTGGCTGGCCGCTTTGGCGCTGACCGCGCTCAGCTTCGCCTGCCTGATCGTGTTCGACCTCGCCGCGCTCCGCACCCTTTCTCTTCAACTGCCGTTCGTCACCGCCGCCCGCGCTGCCGTCACCAGTTATGCGATCTCGAACATGCTCGGGCTGCCGCTGCTGACCGGAGGCGCCGTGCGCCTGAATTTCTATGCGCGCGCCGGGCTGCGCGAGACCGACGTGCTGCGCGTGGTGACCTTGGCCGGGCTGAGTTTCTGGGTCGGGCTCATTGCCGTGATAGCGCTCGCGCTGCCGCTGCCGCCCGCGGAGCTTCCGATCGCCGGAACGGCGCTTCCGGCAGCGTTGCGGTGGGGCGCCCCTCTGCTCCTGATCGGCGGCCTCGCCGTCTATCTGCTCTGGACGGCGCGTGCGCCACGCAGCCTCGTGCTCGGCGCGATGCGCCTGCCCCTGCCAGGCCCGGGGCTGACGCTCGCCCAATTGCTCGCCGCAGCGCTCGATCTGATCTTCTCGGCCGGTGTCATTTACGTGCTGGTGCCGTCGCTAACGCTCGCCGATTTCCCGCTACTTCTCGGCGCCTTCGCGTTGGCGCTGGCCATCGCCGTTCTCACCCATGCGCCGGGCGGTCTCGGTGTGTTCGAGGCGATGCTGTTCCTCCTGCTTCCGGATCAGCCGAAGGCCGAGCTTGCCGCGGCCTTGCTCGGGTATCGCCTCGTCTACTTCGTGCTGCCGTTCGGACTGGCGCTGGTTTATCTCGCCGCCCGCGAGGCGGAACGGCTGCACGGCAAGGCACTGCCCGCGGTGCGTCTCGGCGGCAGCATCGCCCGCTCGCTGGCACCGCTAACGATGGCGGCGGCGGTGTTCGGCGCCGGCGCGCTCCTGATCGTGACCGGGGCGATGCCGCTCTTTCCCGATCGCGTGGCAGCGATGACAGGCCTGCTCCCCTCGGTCCTCCTCGATCTGTCGCATTTTACCAGCAGCATCGTGGGCACCTTGCTGCTGTTCATGGCCTATGGCCTCTATCGCCGCGCCGACTTCGCCTGGATCGCGAGCATGGTGCTGCTCGGCGCCGGCGTCATTCTCGCGCTGCTGCGCGCTTTAGACCTTGCCGAGGCCGGAGCGCTGGGACTGGTGCTGGTGCTGCTCGCCTGGACCCGGCCGGCTTTTTACCGGCGCACCGCCTTTAGCGGGGAGCGCTTCGGCGCGGGCTGGGCGATTGCCATCGCCGGCGTGATCGCCGCCAGCCTGTTCCTGGGCTTCTTCAGCTATAAGGACGTCGCTTACGATGAGGCGCTGTGGTGGCAGGTTCAGCCTTCGGCCGATGCGCCTCGCTTCCTGCGTGCGTCGCTGGGTGCCGGATTGGTCGCGTTGCTGCTGGCGATCCGCCGTCTCGTCCGCCCGATACCGCCGGCCCAGGCGCAGGTGCTGCCTGAGCACGTCTGGCAACGGGCGCTTGCCGGGACGGCATCGAGCGAAGCGCATCTGGCGCGCACCGGCGACAAAAGCTTCATCGTCAGCGATGCCGGCGACGCCTTCCTGATGTACCGCGTTCATGGGCGCAGCTTCATCGCGATGGGCGCGCCGGTCGGCCCTCCGGAGCGCTGGAAGGAGTTGGTGTGGAAGTTCCGCGAACTCGCGGACCGGCATGGCGCCCGCACCGTCTTCTACCGGTGTGGCCCGGAGATGCTGCCGCACGCAATCGCGCTCGGGCTCGGCATCATGAAGCTCGGCGAAGCCGCGTGCGTGCCGCTGGCCGACTTCACTTTGGACGGAAAGGCGCGCGCCAAGTTGCGCGGTGCGGTGAACCGTGCGGAACGCGAAGGCCTGCGCTTCCGAATCGTCGAGGGCGCCGCTCTGCGTGCGCTGCTTCCGGAACTTCGATCGGTGTCGGACGAATGGCTCACCGTCAAGCGACAGCGCGAGAAGCAGTTCAGCCTCGGCCGCTTCGACCACGATTATCTCACGGGTGGCAAGGCCGCACTGGTCGAACGCGACGGGCGGGTCCTCGCCTTCGCCAATCTCTGGATCCTGCCGAACGGAGCCGAAGCGTCGTTCGACCTGATGCGATCGCGCACCGACATGCCCCACGGCACGATGGATTTTCTATTCACCAGATTGATGCAATGGGCGCGCGAGCAGGGCTGCGCCACGCTTTCGCTCGGGACCGCACCGCTGTCCGGTATCGAGAACCGTCGGCTGGCGCCGCGCTGGGCACGGCTTGCAAGCGCCCTCTTCCGGCATGGTGAGGGCCTTTACGGCTATGCCGGACTACGCCGCTACAAGGAGAAGTTTCTTCCCGAATGGAGCGACCGCTATTTCATTGCCCCGCGCGGAATCGGCATGGCGCAAGCGCTCGTCGACGTGACCATGCTGGTCTCGGCACCGCCGCGACGCGACGCCCGCAGCGTTCGTCTCCTGCAGCCGGGCGGAGCTGAAATGCGCACTGCCGCCCCAGCATGGCGGCTGCTGGGCGCGCGCTGA
- a CDS encoding cryptochrome/photolyase family protein — MTILIPVLGDQLSFDLSSLAGADRADSVVLMMEVADETTYARHHKTKLAYILSAMRHHAEALRSEGWRVDYVRLDDGENGGNFTGEVARAVQRHDPERIVVTEAGEWRVAAMLDSWETLFGRPVEIRPDTRFLCAHREFDAWAEGRTELRMEYFYREMRRKTGLLMDGGKPSGGRWNFDKDNRKPARADLLMPRPLSFPPDAITQEVIALVEQRFADNPGRLDGFDYAVTAQDAERQAASFMANALPRFGDYEDAMLTGERFLWHSILSPYLNSGLLDPLDLCRRAEAEYRAGRAPLNSVEGYVRQIIGWREYMRGIYWREGPDYVDRNFFGHRRALPGWYWTGDTDMHCLSEVLGQTLATAHAHHIQRLMVTGNFALLIGADPKLVHLWYLEVYLDAYEWVELPNTLGMSQFGDGGLLGSKPYVSSGAYIDRMSDYCGHCRYDVTKRIGEDACPFNALYWDFLARNRDKLGRNPRLAMPYRTWDRQSEAEQRATREQAAGFLARLDDSGGAAY, encoded by the coding sequence GTGACCATTCTCATTCCCGTGCTCGGCGACCAGCTGTCGTTCGACCTTTCCTCCCTCGCCGGCGCAGACCGGGCGGACAGCGTCGTGCTGATGATGGAGGTGGCGGACGAGACGACCTACGCGCGGCACCACAAGACCAAGCTCGCCTACATCCTATCGGCGATGCGGCACCATGCCGAAGCGCTTCGCAGCGAGGGCTGGCGGGTCGACTATGTGCGGCTGGACGATGGGGAGAATGGAGGCAATTTCACCGGCGAGGTCGCGCGCGCGGTCCAGCGCCACGATCCGGAGCGTATCGTCGTCACCGAAGCGGGCGAGTGGCGAGTCGCGGCAATGCTGGACAGCTGGGAGACGCTGTTCGGACGGCCGGTGGAGATCCGACCCGACACCCGTTTCCTGTGCGCGCATCGCGAATTCGATGCTTGGGCAGAAGGCCGAACCGAATTGCGGATGGAGTATTTCTATCGTGAGATGCGGCGGAAAACCGGGCTGCTGATGGACGGCGGCAAGCCCTCGGGCGGACGCTGGAACTTCGACAAGGACAATCGCAAGCCCGCACGGGCGGACCTGCTGATGCCGCGCCCCCTCTCCTTCCCGCCCGATGCTATCACGCAAGAGGTGATCGCGCTGGTCGAGCAACGCTTCGCCGATAATCCCGGCAGACTCGACGGATTCGACTATGCCGTGACCGCGCAGGATGCGGAGCGCCAGGCGGCAAGCTTCATGGCCAACGCGCTGCCGCGATTCGGCGATTACGAAGACGCCATGCTGACCGGAGAGCGGTTCCTGTGGCACTCGATCCTGTCACCCTATCTGAATTCGGGACTGCTCGATCCGCTCGACCTTTGCCGCCGGGCCGAGGCCGAGTATCGCGCGGGGCGGGCGCCGCTCAACTCGGTCGAAGGATATGTCCGCCAGATCATCGGCTGGCGCGAATATATGCGCGGCATCTACTGGCGCGAGGGACCGGATTACGTCGACCGCAACTTCTTTGGCCACCGCCGCGCGCTCCCCGGCTGGTATTGGACCGGCGACACCGACATGCACTGCCTGTCGGAGGTACTCGGGCAGACGCTCGCCACCGCACATGCGCATCACATCCAGCGGCTGATGGTGACCGGAAACTTCGCCCTGCTGATCGGGGCGGACCCGAAGCTGGTTCACCTCTGGTACCTCGAAGTCTATCTCGATGCCTATGAATGGGTGGAGCTGCCGAACACGCTCGGCATGAGTCAGTTCGGCGACGGCGGACTGCTCGGGTCCAAACCTTATGTTTCGTCGGGCGCCTACATCGATCGCATGTCCGATTATTGCGGGCATTGTCGCTACGACGTGACCAAGCGGATCGGCGAGGACGCGTGCCCCTTCAACGCGCTCTACTGGGACTTTCTTGCCCGCAACCGAGACAAGCTCGGTCGCAACCCGAGGCTGGCCATGCCCTACCGAACCTGGGACCGGCAATCGGAGGCGGAGCAGAGAGCCACGCGGGAACAGGCGGCGGGCTTCCTCGCGCGGCTCGATGATTCCGGCGGCGCGGCGTATTAG
- a CDS encoding nuclear transport factor 2 family protein, whose translation MKPTPELAIRLARATFNRAIAEADLAAIAPLLAKGAILVTGTDSAVIAGRKPQLATWERDFASPHRLVYTRLADAVTISPVEPIALEQGRWHGVPADGGAPAASGVYTAKWRQIDSDWVIEAELYVTLA comes from the coding sequence ATGAAACCGACACCCGAACTCGCGATCCGTCTTGCCCGCGCCACCTTCAACCGGGCCATCGCCGAAGCCGATCTCGCCGCGATCGCTCCGCTGCTTGCGAAAGGTGCAATCCTCGTCACCGGCACCGACAGCGCGGTGATCGCCGGCCGCAAGCCGCAATTGGCGACGTGGGAGCGCGACTTCGCTTCACCCCACCGGCTTGTCTACACGCGCCTTGCCGACGCGGTGACGATCTCTCCGGTGGAGCCGATCGCCCTGGAGCAGGGACGTTGGCATGGCGTCCCTGCCGACGGAGGCGCGCCAGCCGCGAGCGGCGTCTACACCGCCAAATGGCGACAGATCGACAGCGATTGGGTGATCGAGGCCGAACTGTACGTGACCTTGGCTTGA
- a CDS encoding GlxA family transcriptional regulator — translation MHEIAVIAMHGVIPFDLSIPCEVFSRVRLKEGQPGYRVRVCGEAAEVRAGAFGVRSPWTLDAVTGADTIILPGVENPELPVSDAIVDAVRAGEARGARVASICTGAFALAATGLLDGKRATTHWRAAALLAELYPAIEVDASVLFVDHGSIVTSAGAAAGLDMCLHLVRRDHGQAVAAQAARLAVAPLVRDGGQAQYITHQPPRASGGLAPLLEWMLANAHRQLGLAELARHAAMSPRTLGRRFRQETGTTPLQWLIGARIRRAQELLETSTLSVERIAYETGFDGTATLREHFGRLVGVSPREYRRRFAAPSDAAPSFSSSAAFPSASA, via the coding sequence ATGCACGAGATTGCCGTCATCGCCATGCACGGGGTCATACCTTTCGACCTTTCGATCCCCTGCGAGGTCTTCAGTCGTGTCCGGCTCAAGGAAGGCCAGCCTGGCTACCGCGTCCGGGTGTGCGGCGAAGCGGCGGAGGTTCGCGCAGGCGCATTCGGCGTTCGCTCCCCATGGACCCTGGACGCCGTGACCGGCGCCGACACGATCATTCTCCCAGGCGTCGAGAATCCCGAATTGCCGGTGTCCGATGCGATCGTTGACGCGGTGCGTGCGGGGGAGGCGCGGGGCGCGCGCGTTGCCTCGATCTGCACTGGCGCCTTTGCTTTGGCGGCAACCGGCCTCCTGGACGGCAAGCGTGCGACCACGCACTGGCGCGCGGCCGCCCTTCTTGCCGAACTTTACCCCGCCATCGAAGTCGATGCCTCGGTGCTGTTTGTCGATCACGGCAGCATCGTGACATCGGCCGGCGCCGCTGCAGGCCTGGACATGTGCCTCCACCTCGTCCGCCGAGACCATGGTCAGGCTGTCGCCGCCCAGGCGGCACGCCTCGCGGTGGCGCCGCTCGTCCGCGACGGCGGCCAGGCGCAATACATCACCCATCAGCCACCGCGTGCCTCGGGCGGACTTGCTCCTTTGCTCGAATGGATGTTGGCGAACGCGCACCGGCAGCTCGGCCTCGCCGAGCTCGCCCGCCACGCTGCGATGAGCCCGCGAACGCTTGGCCGCCGCTTCCGCCAGGAGACCGGCACTACGCCCCTGCAATGGCTGATCGGTGCACGCATAAGGCGGGCGCAGGAACTGCTCGAGACTTCGACATTGTCGGTCGAGCGGATCGCCTACGAAACGGGCTTCGACGGCACGGCAACTCTGCGCGAGCATTTCGGCCGTCTCGTCGGCGTGAGCCCGCGGGAATATCGAAGGCGCTTCGCGGCACCGTCGGACGCCGCGCCTTCATTCAGTTCCTCAGCCGCTTTTCCATCAGCATCAGCGTGA
- a CDS encoding endonuclease/exonuclease/phosphatase family protein has translation MVISISGRRLFGRKAILVLAILALSAAQLPPQPVEVQPAAASAPVGEPLGEDALSILTYNVNGLPWPVASGRDEALARIGSRLRRLRSMNRHPHIVLLQEAFTDSAKRIGRDAGYRHIVSGPPIEAPSSAGGLPPSEAAFLAAASPFKGEGVGKFADSGLQILSDYPILAVRRAAFPDQACAGFDCLANKGMVAVLVAIPGAATPVAIINTHLNARKASGVTPGRALEAYRRQWQALDRFRTTVVPPDVPVVVAGDFNVGKSPERRALAHLMVTRWLGSAGGVSSGGVLRACFEPGVRCGRGLPRDAVRALRHDKDWQVALANGGVALVPQAIEVPFGVEADGTMLSDHVGYAVRYQLERRSPRTS, from the coding sequence ATGGTGATCTCCATCTCCGGACGGCGGCTCTTCGGCCGCAAGGCGATCCTGGTGCTGGCGATCCTCGCGCTCAGCGCCGCCCAACTGCCGCCGCAGCCGGTCGAGGTTCAGCCGGCCGCCGCCTCCGCCCCCGTGGGGGAGCCGCTGGGAGAGGACGCCCTGTCCATTCTGACCTACAATGTGAACGGCCTGCCCTGGCCGGTCGCATCCGGTCGGGACGAAGCGCTCGCCCGGATTGGATCACGGCTCCGTCGGCTGCGGTCGATGAACCGGCATCCGCATATCGTCCTGCTCCAGGAAGCCTTTACCGACAGCGCCAAGCGGATCGGCCGGGATGCGGGCTACCGCCACATCGTCTCCGGGCCTCCCATTGAGGCGCCCTCGTCGGCCGGCGGACTTCCCCCGTCCGAAGCCGCCTTCCTTGCCGCCGCAAGCCCGTTCAAGGGCGAAGGCGTGGGCAAGTTCGCGGACAGCGGCTTGCAGATCCTTTCCGATTACCCGATCCTGGCGGTGCGCCGCGCCGCCTTTCCGGACCAGGCCTGCGCCGGCTTCGACTGCCTCGCCAACAAGGGCATGGTGGCGGTTCTGGTCGCGATACCCGGCGCAGCGACGCCGGTGGCGATCATCAACACCCATCTCAACGCCCGCAAGGCCTCCGGAGTGACGCCGGGCCGCGCGCTGGAGGCGTATCGACGGCAATGGCAGGCGCTCGACCGGTTCCGAACCACGGTGGTTCCCCCGGACGTGCCCGTGGTCGTCGCAGGCGATTTCAACGTCGGCAAGTCGCCCGAACGGCGCGCCTTGGCGCACCTCATGGTGACCCGCTGGCTTGGCTCCGCTGGTGGCGTGTCCTCCGGCGGCGTCTTGCGGGCGTGCTTCGAACCGGGCGTTCGATGTGGCCGAGGGCTGCCTCGCGATGCCGTTCGCGCGCTCCGCCACGACAAGGATTGGCAGGTCGCTTTGGCCAACGGCGGCGTTGCGCTCGTACCGCAGGCGATCGAGGTGCCGTTCGGCGTTGAAGCCGATGGAACGATGCTGTCCGATCATGTCGGCTACGCGGTGCGCTATCAGTTGGAGCGGCGATCGCCACGGACCTCGTAA
- a CDS encoding DUF6491 family protein — translation MREAIRARATRRHRASPDAASPHARRDFTAVNSNIVHVRAGRDVYRIETMGLCSDLNWTNRMALVSRGSSMICVGSGLGGSIVTRGPTGRQRCQVRSITGLTSEQVAALPARERP, via the coding sequence GTGCGGGAAGCGATCCGGGCCCGGGCGACGCGTCGGCATCGCGCCAGCCCAGACGCTGCTTCTCCCCACGCGAGGCGCGATTTCACGGCGGTCAACTCGAACATTGTCCACGTTCGCGCCGGCCGGGATGTCTATCGTATCGAGACGATGGGGCTTTGTTCGGACCTCAACTGGACCAATCGCATGGCCCTGGTGTCACGTGGCAGCTCGATGATCTGCGTCGGCTCCGGCCTTGGAGGCTCGATCGTCACGCGCGGCCCGACGGGGCGCCAGCGTTGCCAGGTGCGCTCGATCACGGGGCTCACCTCCGAACAAGTCGCTGCGCTCCCGGCTCGCGAGCGCCCCTGA